The sequence ctttagctgtcatgcagtccgggaaaggcagacttccttattttaactctttcccgttttcggccaaatttttaaatttcttgctTTAAATCCCAAAAGTTTTCCAGTCCTACTCACaggtaatttgtaaatccaaatgccaggaaggaatcggcgctctccgttatggcgacgcggcttcactccacgggctgggtagcgactctcagcaccgcgctctcacccgatgctgctccggagcctttaaaaaggctccttcacagtaacggggggcgcttaaggtgcccaccgagtctccttgttcacaggcttctgcgcctgtgattttaggggtccccgcttcgccgtagcggtcagacccgaactcgcggagtagtctccccgagcggagctcagcaggagaccgccattaaacgctggcaccgaccggaagtccccatttaaaaaaaaaaaaagtattagagACAACTAAAATCAATAAGGCAATgaatggggaaggaattccatGGGGTCTCCTTAATTCAGCCTCTGTCAAGAGCTGCTAGGATTGCCAAATAACCTGAAAGATTATTGCTTTATGCCTTTGACAGCAGCTTGTTCTGTGAAGTCACACAGTGAAACTTCATTATGTATGAAGATAAATGTTCCTGTCTGATAATGTCCACAGATACAAGAGACCATAATCAATGCTGcaagattttaattttaaaaaatttaattaaaaatgatcAACCTGATTCTAAAAGCACAGATGCAAGATATCATAATCAGTGTTGCAAGATTTTAATTTTAACTGACAAGCAGCTGCAGGACCTCAAACTGATTAGCCAGCATTTGCAGTGTAGGAGAAGCCTCTGGAGTCATTTGGCTGATCTACACTGAATTTTTCCTCCTCATGGCAGGTGGGAAAGGAGGCAATTTAGATGGGGGGAAATACTTGGGAGAAGAAGGGAGCAGAGCAGTTATATTGCAATATCTTTTAAGATGCTTCCCATTTAAACGTGTTTGGGGAGCCCAGAGCAGAGAATATGGAAGGTAtaaccttctggatcagaccaatgtctCTTCTCAGCCACCATTCAGTTACCAGCAGATGACTTCTCGAAAGCAGCAATCAagcgcactctcccttcctgtcttGGCTGTCCaatccacttttaaaaccatccaagtgggTGGGCATCCCTATCTCCTGTGGCTGTTAGATCTATATTTTAATTAAGAGAAGTACTTTCTATTAGCTGTCCTGGACCTTCCAACATTCAttagatgtccatgagttctagtgttggagaatgagaagcagtgtggtgcagtggttagagtttcagactaggacctaggagacctgggttcaaatctccacttggcatACTGCTCATTGGGTGAGGTCCCATTGGCTGGGGGCATGTACCAGTTTCAGAATTCAGATTTCTTCTCTGCTTCTACCTCTGATGCCCTCTAGGTGGTAGTAGGAGGGAACAGATGCTTCCAGTTAGGCTGGGCATGGAATATTTGCTCATTAAATTCAGAAAAAAGAGGAGAAATACAAGTACGTTtgcccttctgtgtgtgtgtggtgtgtacacacatctacacacaaacacacacacatttttcttatGAATATAAAAAGACACTTTTATGGGCTTCTTAtaaatggagaaagagagagggcaagaaagaaagcaaaaagtggAGCTATATTTCCTGATGTGCACAATTGATTTGCTTAAATTGGAAAAACATCTCTTGATCTTGTACTTCTCATTGTATTCTCCAGTTCATCACATGACAAAATATGTCATATGTGTTTAAAAATCAGGTCAATAAAGAATCactaaagaatgggggaaatacgtggattatttaaaaaatatttgcaaacatttaacTACATTAGCAGGAAGAACACAACACAAGAAGTTAAATAATAACTTATTTGGAAACCAGACAGTAACAATTATAAGGAACTATAGGGGAAATGCAGTGATAAAAGTGAAACCAGAAGATGAaacagaaggggaggagggaaatccaattatgtttttatttctgaagATGTACTGCATTTCAGATCTTTTGTAAAACTGAAAACtcgaaaaataaaattaacaaacaaaacaaattgggGATTGGACCTTGAGCAAGTGCAATATGTGATGCAGTGATGGCAAAATAAGGCATATGACCTGTTGGATGCTAATGCTGGGCTTGCACAATATCTGAGCTTAGTGTTGCTTATGTCTAGATATTTATAGGATGATACTGTTTCTCTTCATTTGGTTGTTCAGTGAATAAGCAGCTAGCTAGAGCTATTGTTTATACTTGTTTTAGCTTGCCTCTGCTGCAAGCAGCTCATTGCTTCGTTTCTCCTTCCCCTCAATTACACTGCGAGGGAGGCTAAATAgagcagtgagcttcatggtggagCAGGGGTTGGGATTTGGTTTCTCCAAGGCTTGCTAGGTCCCTGTGTGCCCCACTCTTGCAAGCTTATTGCCTGCTGGTTTTAGCCATGTGGCTCTACCTGGCTGCCCTGCTGGGGCTTTACTTCCTTCGCCGATTGTACCAGGAGAGACAGACGGTGGAGAACCTGACGGAAAAATATGTCTTCATCACGGGCTGTTCCTCTGGCTTTGGGAACCATCTTGCCAGGCATCTGGATGCCCGGGGTCTGCGGGTGCTGGCAGCCTGTCTCACGCAGAAGGGGGCAGAGCAGCTGGGCAAGGCCACCTCAGAGCGCTTGAAAACCACCATTCTGGATGTCACCAGTACAGAGAGCGTTGCGGCAGCAACGGAGTGGGTGAAAGAACAAGTGGGGAACAAAGGtagctttttgttgttttgtttccatgctctggatcaggccagggattATCTGTATCATCATCTGCTTATCTTTActccactttcccacaaaatgtGACCTGAGTgactcccaatacagtggtacctcgtgttaagtacctaattcgttccagaggtctgttcttaacctgaaactgttcttaacctgaagcaccactttagctaatggggcctcctgctgccgctgcaccgccggagcacaatttctgttctcatcctgaagcaaagttcttaacacgaggtactatttctgggtaagtggagtctgttacctgaagcatatataagctgaagcatatgtaacccgaggtaccactgtatataaaaaataaaaagtatgaccatttaaaaaagtatttttttttttataaaatttttattggcttttcaacatatattataagacactacaaacaacaaacacaaacaaacaaacataaaaacatgtataatttcataaattttttcatgtacccactttcagcgacttccccatgcctcccttttctgcatccctattttaaactttttcagcaacccctgatctaaattacttataaattcctttctttaaacccttttctttcctcttatccaatcatttatctctgcaaatctgctatgctttactcatgacattttaacactcactaattttacaagaatttttaagataaaatttgaatttcttccaatcttcttccaccgtctctttcccttggtcacggattctgcccgtcatctctgccaatcccatgtagtcgatcaccttcgtctgccactcttccagtgtgggtagttcttgtgtcttccaatactttgctagtaaaactcttgctgctgttgtagcatacataaaaaacgtcctatctttctttgacaccaattggcctaccatgcccaggagaaaagcctctggtttcttataaaaggtacacttaagcaccttcttaatttcattataaatcatttcccagaaggccttaatccttgggcacgtccaccaaaggtgataaaaagtaccttcagtttcattacatttccagcatttattattgggcaagtgatagatttttgcaagcttgactggggtcatgtaccacctataaatcattttcataatattctctcttaaggcattacatgccgtaaacttcattccggtggtccataactgttcccagtcagcaaacataatatcatgtccaatgtcctgtgcccatttaatcattgctgatttaaccgtttcatcctgtgtattccatttcaacagcaagttgtacattcttgacaaagtcttagtattgggttctaacaattctgtttctaactttgacttttccacctggaagccgattttcctgtcctgtttaaatacttcatttatctggtaataatgaagccaatctcttactttagacttcagtttttcatagctctgtaatttcacatttccaccttcttgttctataatttcccaatattttggccatttagattccatattaagttttttgacttccttagcctccattggtgacaaccacctaggggttttattttccaacagatctttataacgaatccaaacattgtataatgctttcctaacaatatggtttttgaaacctttgtgagtttttaccttgtcataccatatatacgcatgccaaccaaacctattattgaacccttctaagtccaaaatgtctgtgttctcaagaagtagccagtctttcagccagcagaaagctgctgcttcatagtacaattttaagtccggcagggcaaacccccctctttcttttgcatcagttaatatcttaaattttattctgggctttttgccctgccagacaaatctagatatatctttctgccacttcttgaaacagtccattctgtccagaatctgcaatgtttgaaacaaaaacaacattcttggcaaaacattcatcttgataacagcaattcggcctaacaaggaaagtctcagattcgaccatatttctaaatctttcttaatttctgtccaacatttctcataattatctttaaataagttcacattcttagttgttaaattaacccccagatatttcactttatttgctaccattaatccagtttcactctgaaacttctctctttcctccactgttaggttttcccccaatacctttgttttttgtttgtttagcttaaaacctgctactcgaccaaaaacttgtattatctccaaaactcttttagtactaatgtctggctcttgcaaagttagtactaaatcatctgcgaacgctctcaacttatattgtttagctccgacctgaatccctttaaccagctggtcccctctaatcatatttaataacacctccagaacagatatgaaaagtaatggggatattgggcacccctgtcgtgt comes from Podarcis raffonei isolate rPodRaf1 chromosome 2, rPodRaf1.pri, whole genome shotgun sequence and encodes:
- the LOC128405435 gene encoding 17-beta-hydroxysteroid dehydrogenase type 6-like; this translates as MWLYLAALLGLYFLRRLYQERQTVENLTEKYVFITGCSSGFGNHLARHLDARGLRVLAACLTQKGAEQLGKATSERLKTTILDVTSTESVAAATEWVKEQVGNKGSFLLFCFHALDQARDYLYHHLLIFTPLSHKM